The genomic segment CGACCGCAGGTCGTCCTCCACGTACGCGCGGGTCAGCGCCGCGCCGCCGAGCAGCACCGGCCAGCGCTCGGCCACGCCCCGGGAGGCCATCTCGGCCAGGTTCTCCTTCATGATGACTGTGCTCTTGACCAGCAGGCCGGACATGCCGATCGCGTCGGCCCGGTGCTCCTCGGCCGCGTCGAGGATCGCGTTGATCGGCTGCTTGATGCCGATGTTCACCACGTCGTAGCCGTTGTTGGACAGGATGATGTCGACCAGGTTCTTGCCGATGTCGTGCACGTCGCCCTTCACCGTGGCGAGCACGATGCGGCCCTTGCCGTCGTCGTCCGTCTTCTCCATGTGCGGCTCCAGGTAGGCCACCGCGGTCTTCATCACCTCGGCGGACTGGAGCACGAACGGCAACTGCATCTGGCCGGAGCCGAACAGCTCGCCGACCACCTTCATGCCGTCCAGCAGCAGGTCGTTGATGATGGACAGCGGCGTACGCCCCTGCGCCATCGCCGTGTCCAGGTCGGCCTCCAGGCCGTTGCGCTCGCCGTCGATGATCCGCCGCTTGAGCCGCTCGTCCAGCGGCAGCGCGGCCAGTTCCTCGGCTCGGGTGGCGCGCGCCGAGGCGGCGTCGACGCCTTCGAAGGCCTCGATGAACCGCTGCACCGGGTCGTAGCCCTCGCGGCGGCGGTCGTACACCAGGTCGAGCGCCACCTCGCGCTGCTCGTCCGGGATCCGCGCCATCGGCAGGATCTTGCTGGCGTGCACGATCGCCGAGGTCAGCCCGGCCTGCGCGCACTCGTGCAGGAACACCGAGTTGAGCACCTGCCGGGCCGCCGGGTTGAGGCCGAACGAGACGTTCGAGATGCCGGCGGTGAAGTTGACGCCCGGGTAGCGCGCGGCGATCTCCCGGATCGCCTCGATCGTCTCGATGCCGTCGCGGCGGGTCTCCTCCTGCCCGGTGGCGATCGGGAACGTCAGCGCGTCGATGAGGATGTCCTCCCGGCGCATCCCCCACCGGCCGGTCAGGTCGTCGATCAGCCGGGAGGCCACCCGTACCTTCCACTCCCGGGTGCGGGCCTGGCCCTCCTCGTCGATGAGCAGCGCCACGACGGCGGCGCCGTGCTCCTTGACCACCGGCATGACCCGCGCGTAGCGGGAGTCGGGGCCGTCGCCGTCCTCGAAGTTGACCGAGTTGACCACGCACCGGCCGCCGAGCATCTCCAGCCCGGCCTCGATCACGGCCGGCTCGGTGGAGTCCAGCACGATCGGCAGCGTCGAGGCGGTGGCGAACCGGCCCGCCAGCTCCCGCATGTCCTGCGTGCCGTCGCGGCCCACGTAGTCGACGCAGAGGTCGAGCAGGTGCGAGCCGTCGCGGGCCTGGCTGCGGGCCACCTCCACGCAGGCCTGCCAGTCCCCGGCGAGCATCGACTCGCGGAACGCCTTCGAGCCGTTGGCGTTGGTGCGCTCCCCCACCATCAGGATGCTGGCGTCCTGGGCGAACGGCACGTGGTGGTAGATCGAGGAGACCCCGGCCTCCGGCTTCGGCTCCCGCGCCACCGGCGCCCGCCCGCCGAGGCGCTCCACCAGCACCCGGATGTGCTCCGGGGTGGTGCCGCAGCAGCCACCGATCAGGCCCACGCCGTAGTCGGTGACGAACTGCTCCAGCGCGTCGGCCAGCTCGTCCGGGCTGAGCGGGAAGTACGCCCCGTCGGCCGTCAGCACCGGCAGGCCCGCGTTCGGCATCACCGAGATCGGGATACGCGCGTGCTGCGCCAGGTAGCGCAGGTGCTCGCCCATCTCCGCCGGGCCGGTGGAGCAGTTCAGCCCGATCAGGTCGACGCCGAGCGGCTCGATCGCGGTCAGCGCGGCGCCGATCTCACTGCCCAGCAGCATGGTGCCGGTGGTCTCCACCGCGACCTGGCAGATGATCGGCACGTCCCGGCCCGCCTCGGCGCGCGCCCGCTTCGACCCGACCACCGCCGCCTTGACCTGGAGCAGATCTTGGCAGGTCTCGATGATCAGCGCGTCCGCCCCGCCGGCGATCAGGCCGGCGGCGTTCTCCTGGTACGCGTCGCGCAGCGAGGCGTAGCTGGCGTGGCCGAGCGTGGGCAGCTTGGTGCCCGGACCCATCGAGCCGAGCACGAACCGGGGGTGCTCCGGCGTCGCGTACGCGTCGGCTGCCTCCCGCGCGATCCGCGCGCCCGCCTCGGACAGCTCCCGGATGCGGCCGGGGATGCCGTACTCGGCGAGGTTGGGCAGGTTGGCGCCGAACGTGTTGGTCTCCACGCAGTCCGCGCCGGCGGCGAGGTAGGCGTCGTGCACGCCGCGGACCACGTCCGGCCGGGTCACGTTGAGGATCTCGTTGCAGCCTTCGAGGCCGTCGAAGTCGTCGAGGGTGAGATCGGCGGCCTGGAGCATTGTTCCCATCGCGCCGTCCGCGATCAGGATCCGATCGGCCAGCAGGTCACGCAACGAGATAGACACATGCTCCAGGGTAGTGCGCCCGGCTGCGCCAGAGTTATCCGATCCGGCCCTTCTCACATACTGCCCACCGGGCCCCGCGTACCCCTTTCCTCCGGTTCGCCCGGGTGGTCCGGCCCGGCGACCGGCGCGGCCGACGGGCCGGCCCCGGCGGCGGCACGTAGGCTGACGGACGTGAAGGACAACAGGGGTGCGACCGTGCGACGGGGCGGCGCCGCGCCCGACGAGCAGGGTGAGGTGACGGCGTGACCGAGTTCGACGGGCTGCCGGTACTGCGCTCGCCGGTCGCCATCGCGGCCTTCGAGGGCTGGAACGACGCCGCCGACGCCTCCACCGCCGCCGTGGAACACCTGGAGCAGGTCTGGCAGGCCCGGCAGGTGACCGAGCTGGACCCGGAGGACTTCTACGACTTCCAGGTGAGCCGCCCGACGATCACCATGGCCGACGGGGAGACCCGGCGCGTCGAGTGGCCCACCACGCGGTTCATGGTGGCCAGCCCGGAGGGCACCGAGCGGGACGTGGTGCTGATCCGCGGCATCGAACCGAGCATGCGCTGGCGGACGTTCTGCGAGCAGGTGCTGGAGATCTGCCACAGCCTGGAGGTCGAGCGGGTGGTGCTGCTCGGCGCGCTGCTGGCCGACGTGCCCTACACCCGGCCGCTGCCGATCAGCGGCAGCGCGTCGGACGCCGACGCCGCCAAGCGCTACCAGCTCACCCCCACCCGGTACGACGGGCCGACCGGCATCGTCGGTGTGCTGCACGACGCGTGCACCCGGGCCGAGGTCGACGCGGTGTCGTTCTGGGTGCACGTGCCGCACTACGCCAACAACCCGCCCTGCCCGAAGGCCACGCTCGCCCTGCTGCACCGGGTCGAGGAGGTGCTCGACCTGCCGGTGCCGATGGCCGACCTGGCCGAGGAGGCAGCCGAGTGGGAGCAGCGGGTACGCAGCGCCGCCGAGCAGGACGCCGAACTCGGCGAGTACGTGCGGGAGCTGGAGGAACGGGTCGGCGACGCCGGCATCACCCCGTTGACCGGGGACGAGATCGCCCAGGAGTTCGAGAAGTACCTGCGTCGCCGCGGTGGTTCCGCCGGGCCGACAGCGGGTTCCTGGTAGCTCTTTTCCGTCGAAGCCGGGCTCCCTGATCGGGGCCCGGCTTCTTCGTGTCCGGGGTGGCGCGGTCACACCCGCTAGGGCATCCTAGGAACCTAGCTGTTCTGAGGAGGCCCGGATGCAGATCAACCCCGGCGCGGCCGAGTTCCCGCACCGGCAGA from the Micromonospora sp. WMMA1947 genome contains:
- the metH gene encoding methionine synthase, translating into MSISLRDLLADRILIADGAMGTMLQAADLTLDDFDGLEGCNEILNVTRPDVVRGVHDAYLAAGADCVETNTFGANLPNLAEYGIPGRIRELSEAGARIAREAADAYATPEHPRFVLGSMGPGTKLPTLGHASYASLRDAYQENAAGLIAGGADALIIETCQDLLQVKAAVVGSKRARAEAGRDVPIICQVAVETTGTMLLGSEIGAALTAIEPLGVDLIGLNCSTGPAEMGEHLRYLAQHARIPISVMPNAGLPVLTADGAYFPLSPDELADALEQFVTDYGVGLIGGCCGTTPEHIRVLVERLGGRAPVAREPKPEAGVSSIYHHVPFAQDASILMVGERTNANGSKAFRESMLAGDWQACVEVARSQARDGSHLLDLCVDYVGRDGTQDMRELAGRFATASTLPIVLDSTEPAVIEAGLEMLGGRCVVNSVNFEDGDGPDSRYARVMPVVKEHGAAVVALLIDEEGQARTREWKVRVASRLIDDLTGRWGMRREDILIDALTFPIATGQEETRRDGIETIEAIREIAARYPGVNFTAGISNVSFGLNPAARQVLNSVFLHECAQAGLTSAIVHASKILPMARIPDEQREVALDLVYDRRREGYDPVQRFIEAFEGVDAASARATRAEELAALPLDERLKRRIIDGERNGLEADLDTAMAQGRTPLSIINDLLLDGMKVVGELFGSGQMQLPFVLQSAEVMKTAVAYLEPHMEKTDDDGKGRIVLATVKGDVHDIGKNLVDIILSNNGYDVVNIGIKQPINAILDAAEEHRADAIGMSGLLVKSTVIMKENLAEMASRGVAERWPVLLGGAALTRAYVEDDLRSIYPGQVHYARDAFEGLSLMDRVMAAKRGGAPVIDPEREAALAARRERRERQRAQVREALPELDDASVRSDVAADVAVPKPPFFGTRVVKGVPLADYAALLDERATFLGQWGLRGARGGKGPSYEELVETEGRPRLRYWLDRLISDQVLEAAVVYGYFPAYSEGNDLVVLDENGHSERARFSFPRQRQERRLCLADFFRPKGDQLDVVALQLVTVGQPISEYTAKMFAGNEYRDYLEVHGLSVQLTEALAEYWHRRIRAELVLPGGGTVADDDPADLAGLLRTDYRGCRYAFGYPACPDLEDRAKIVELLGAERIGVQLSEEFQLVPEQATDAIVVHHPEANYFNAK
- a CDS encoding PAC2 family protein: MTEFDGLPVLRSPVAIAAFEGWNDAADASTAAVEHLEQVWQARQVTELDPEDFYDFQVSRPTITMADGETRRVEWPTTRFMVASPEGTERDVVLIRGIEPSMRWRTFCEQVLEICHSLEVERVVLLGALLADVPYTRPLPISGSASDADAAKRYQLTPTRYDGPTGIVGVLHDACTRAEVDAVSFWVHVPHYANNPPCPKATLALLHRVEEVLDLPVPMADLAEEAAEWEQRVRSAAEQDAELGEYVRELEERVGDAGITPLTGDEIAQEFEKYLRRRGGSAGPTAGSW